One genomic segment of Ricinus communis isolate WT05 ecotype wild-type chromosome 5, ASM1957865v1, whole genome shotgun sequence includes these proteins:
- the LOC8276067 gene encoding uncharacterized protein LOC8276067, with protein sequence MQKTFSLLQTVATAGVFSAVSFWYGFMFGRESARKELGDLIEDLRRGNSSSNPPPSHS encoded by the exons atgcaaaagacGTTCAGTCTGCTACAAACAGTAGCTACAGCGGGAGTGTTCTCTGCTGTTTCCTTCTG GTATGGTTTTATGTTTGGAAGAGAATCAGCTCGCAAAGAATTAGGTGACTTAATTGAAGATCTTCGCCGTGGAAATTCCTCTTCAAATCCTCCTCCTTCACATTCTTAA
- the LOC8276066 gene encoding probable serine/threonine-protein kinase PBL19, giving the protein MKCFYIFKDKSKKKKGDSRSAPELRNRSGPDTSPLNRTSRSLPSPRSITELYKEKEHNLRAFSFEELREATHGFSRLLKIGEGGFGSVYKGTIRPVDGQGESLLVAIKKLNKYGLQGHKQWLAEVQFLGVVNHPNLVKLLGYCSVDNERGIQRLLVYEYMPNKSLEDHLFSRALPTLPWKTRLEIMLGAAEGLAYLHGGLEVQVIYRDFKSSNVLLDQNFKPKLSDFGLAREGPTGDRSHVSTGVVGTYGYAAPEYVETGHLTSHSDIWSFGVVLYEILTGRRTLERNRPTSEQKLLDWVKQFPADSKKFSMIMDPRLRNDYSIAAAKRVAKLADNCLNKNSKERPFMTEVVGTLKLAIQDSEGTSTSSSIPSQSRLAERKANRV; this is encoded by the exons ATGAAGtgcttttatattttcaaggATAAgtccaagaaaaagaaaggagattCAAGATCAGCACCAGAATTAAGAAACAGAAGCGGACCAGATACTTCACCTTTGAACCGTACATCGAGATCTTTACCTTCTCCAAGAAGCATAACTGAATTgtacaaagaaaaagaacataatTTAAGAGCTTTCTCTTTTGAAGAACTTAGAGAGGCAACACATGGTTTTAGTAGATTGCTCAAGATTGGAGAAGGTGGTTTTGGAAGTGTATATAAGGGAACTATTAGGCCTGTTGATGGTCAAGGTGAATCTTTACTTGTTGCTATTAAGAAGCTCAACAAGTATGGCTTGCAG GGTCATAAACAATGGCTAGCTGAAGTTCAATTTCTTGGAGTTGTTAATCACCCAAACCTAGTAAAACTTCTAGGTTACTGCTCTGTCGACAATGAGAGAGGAATCCAACGGTTATTGGTGTATGAATATATGCCTAATAAGAGCTTAGAAGATCATCTTTTTAGTAGGGCTTTACCTACTTTGCCTTGGAAGACGAGATTGGAGATTATGCTTGGTGCAGCTGAAGGATTAGCTTACTTACATGGTGGACTGGAAGTTCAG GTGATATACCGAGACTTCAAATCCTCGAATGTGCTATTGGATCAGAACTTTAAGCCGAAGCTTTCAGATTTTGGGCTTGCTAGAGAAGGACCAACAGGTGATCGTTCTCATGTATCCACTGGG GTGGTTGGTACGTATGGATATGCTGCCCCAGAATATGTTGAGACAGGTCATCTTACAAGTCACAGTGATATATGGAGCTTCGGAGTGGTGCTCTATGAAATACTCACTGGCAGGCGAACACTGGAAAGAAATCGGCCAACGTCGGAGCAGAAACTTCTCGATTGGGTAAAACAGTTCCCAGCTGACAGTAAAAAGTTCAGCATGATAATGGATCCACGACTCAGAAATGATTACTCTATAGCAGCAGCAAAGAGAGTTGCTAAGTTGGCAGATAACTGTCTAAACAAGAATTCCAAAGAACGGCCATTTATGACTGAAGTGGTCGGGACCTTGAAGCTAGCAATACAAGATTCAGAAGGCACAAGCACATCTTCCAGTATACCATCTCAATCTAGATTGGCTGAGAGGAAAGCGAACAGG GTATAA